CTCTTCTATTCAGATGTATTCCCTGGCTATCGTCCATCTCTCTGGGCTATAACATAAATCATTAATGTTTTCATTACGTTGGCATTTTTACACCCCAGACCTGGTACCATAGATATTTTCACCCTAGTCTGGCAGCTAGACTGCTCCACTATACCCTGATGAATGAAGACCCCATTCGGGAAGAGTGCGCCCGGCCAGAGATCCAGAGCCGATGCAGGTTAGTTTGGCTTTAAAGGGATAGTACACCTACATTTGAAAATTACATATTGGTTTCcgtaccctgtaagcagtctatggacgttgtatgacagcaatccatgctttggtttagtttccctggcactgtttccacatgctgaCATTTGAGCATTTGTGCTACAAATCCCATTTGCGCTCTCTATAGATGTTGtcggcgtcccaaatggcaccctttttccTTTATTACTCACTTGCTTACTTAATTAGTCCCATCGCTCCTTTGGGCTCATAGGCCATCGACGATCCTCTCCAGCTCGTTCAACCCCATGCCGATTCTCTTGGTGAGGGCGTCCTCTTTTCCTTTTGGCTTGCTGGTTCCAGGATAGAGCTTGCCTGGTGATGTTGGAAACACCTGGAGGACACCTATTCCCgttatagtgcacaacttttgtttccttttatagtgcactttggaccagggcctttagaggctctggtcaaacgtagtacTCTAATTGGCCTATAGGGAATCGGCTGCCATTTGGGGGACACAGCCTTTGTTGTTTGCTCTTGTTATCTTCAGGTTACACATATAATCCGGTACATTTAGCCTACTGATAAGAGTAGATTAGCTACTGAATACATTCACTACAGTCATTTGCACTAGAAGAACATTTGATGTtttttttgtgatgttttttttatttttatctaaGGACACACAGGTGTTTCTTCAAACATGAAGAAAAAGGACTCCCACAAGTAAGCCAGGAATCCTTATGCACTGTACTTACCTTAGCTTTGTGATTGTGCCAATGTAGGCATTCAACTGTTCTAAATGTATACATGTTGTGTAGTAGTATTACATTAAAGCTGCTTTCAGGCTAGGCTAAAACCATCTGCTGTCTGCTTAGTTTTTCCAAGGTAGAGAACATCAGGTGTGCTTGCTAAGATAAATCAATGATTAAGTCTAGTAGTGCCATGCTGAATACCTGATATCAGATACTGGTCTTAAGTGGCCTGCTGAAGTTAATACAGGGTTAGTAGCAGCTGTGTAGGGACACTACCATGGTCAGGGTTAGGATCAGCTGTGTAGGGACACTACCATGGTCAGGgctacgtagaatgtatgcacacatgactgtaagtcgctttggataaaagcgtctgctaaatggcatatattattattatattatattcacaCAGAATACAATCTTTAAAGGACTTTTGTAGACAGGtcaagggaaagaaagaaagcagaTCTTGTCTGTAATACATTGCCATGGCCTACATACAccacatgaccaaaggtatgcgGACACATGCTTGTTgagcatctcattccaaagtcatgggcattaatatggagttggtacccCTTTGCTGCCAtagcagcctccactcttctgggaaggatttttactagatgttggaacattgctgcggggacttgcctccattcaaccacaagcattagtgaggttgagcACTGATGTATGGCGATTAGGCCAGgttcgcagtcggcattccaattcatcccaaaggtgttcgatggggttgaggtcagggccctgtgcaggccagtcaagttcttccacaccgatctcaacaaaccatttctgtatggacatcaCTTTGtgtacaggggcattgtcatgctgaaacaggaaaggggcttccccaaactgttgccactaatttggaagcacagaatcatctagaagtcattgtatgctgtagcgttaagattttccttcactagAACTCTAAGGGGCCTAGATCAAGAccaatattcctcctccaccaaactttacagttggcattatgcatttgTAACAGTATAGACCTTCCGTCCGTCCCCTCGCCACGaactgggcgcgaaccagggacacaagtcaccctcgaagcatcgttacacaaaagccgcggctcttgcagagcaatgggaaccactacttcaaggtctcagagcaagtgacgtcactgattgaaacgccactagtgtgcaccaccgctaactagctagccatttcacattgacTACACATTCctgcaggtagcattctcctggcattctccaaacccagatttgaccgtcagactaccagatggtgaagcatgatttatcactccagagaacacgtttccactgctccagagtccaattccGGCAAGGTTtataccactccagctgatgcttgacattgcgcatggtgatcttaggcttgtgtgcggctgcttggccatggaaacccatttcatgaagctccagacgaacagttattgtgctgatgttgcttccagaggcagtttggaactcggtagtgagtgttgcaaccgaggacatacCTTTTTTATGCGCTACCTGCTTCAGCATTCAGTGGCCctcttctgtgagcttgtgtggcctaccacttcgcggctgagccgttgtttctcctagacgtttccacttcacaataacaacacttacagttgaccagggcagctctagcgggAAAGAAATTtgttgaactgacttgttggaaaggtggtatcctatgacggtgccacgttgaaagtcactgagctcttcagttaggccattctactgccaatgtttttccTATGGATATTGCATGTCTGTGCACAATTTTATACAGCAACGTGTGTGACTGAAATAGTCAAATCCACTATACTTTTGTTTATATAGTGTATTTCATTATTTGAATATTGTATCCTATTTGATATACTGTAATACCAGACTTATCTAGAAGCTAATGTACTGTGAAGGACTGACAGCCAGTTATCAAAGGTTTTCCCTCTTCTTTTCATTGGCTATGTGGATATTTGTTTCCCCAATCCCTCTCTTCTCATTGGCTGAAATCTGAAATGTACAGGAAACACAAGAACAGCATGGGCCCCAACAAGGTGGTGTCGTCGTCTGTGCCCCGCCGGAACATGGTGGGCTGTCGTATCCAGCACATCTGGAAGGAGGGGAACACTGCGTCTCAGTCGCTGTGGAAAGGCATGGTGCTGGACCAGGTGCCCGTCAACCCCTCGCTTTACCTCATCAAGTACGACGGCTTTGACTGTGTCTACGGCCTGGAGCTACATAAAGATGAGAGGGTGCAGGGACTTGAGGTGCTCCCTGACCGTCAAGGTATGGACTTGGTCTATTGTGCATTCGGacagtactcagaccctttgactttttccacattttgtataattacagcctttttctaaaattgattacatttttctctcatcgatctacacacaataccccataatgacaaagcaaaaacaggtttttagatattttatcaaatttgtttaaaaaaatgaataaaatataacatttacataagtattcagaccctttacttagtactttattgaagctcctttggcagcgattacagccccgAGCctcaagcattttgctacactcgcattaacatctgctaaccatgtgtatgtgaccaataaaatttgatttgagtcttcttgggtatgatgttacaagcttggcacacctgtattttgggagtttcttctctgcagaacctatgaagctctctcaggttggatggggagagtcgctgcacagctttttcaggtctctctgggctctggcagggccactcaaggacattcagagacttgtcccgaaaccactcctgcgttgtcttggctgtatacttagggtcgttgtcctgttggaaggtgaaccttcgccctagttttaggtcctgagcgctctggggcAGGTTTTAATCAAAGGTCtccctgactaatctcccagtccctggcgctgaaaaacatctacacagcatgatactgccaccaccatgcttcactgtagggattctgccagggttcctccagacgtgacgcttggcattcaggccaaatgaaaccagtcttggtttcatcagaccagagaatcttgtctgagagtcctttaagtgccttttggcaaactccaagcggactgtcatgtgcattttactgaggagtggcttttgtctggccactctaccataaaggcctgattggtgtagtgctgcagagatggttgtccttctggaaggttatcccatctccacagaggaactctgtagctctgtcagagtgacaattaggtttttggtcacctccctgaccaaggcccttctcccctgattgcaaagtttggccaggtggccagctctaggaagaatattgatggttccaaacttcttctatttcaGAATGattgaggtcactgtgttcttggggacattcaactctgcagaaatgttttggtacccttccccagatctgtacctcgacacagtcctgtctcggagctctacagacaattccttcaacctcatggcttggtttttgctctaatgtgcactgtcaactgtggtaccttttatatagaaaggtgtgtgcctttccaaatcatgtctaatcaattgaatttactacaggtgtactccaatccagttgtagaaacatctcagggatgatcaatggaaacaggatgcacttacACTTTCTCAttttgggttattgtgtgtagattgatgaaaaaatatattttcatcaattttagaataaggctgtaacttaacaaaatttggaaaaagtcaagggctctgaattctttccaaatgtgtatatatagtgtcaaCATTGTTATCTCAACATATTGATTTACTGACTAGTGATCACACAATGTGGATAAACCACTATCATAGACAAGCTTATTTTTGTGCTCTAATGTTCTTCTATGTTCATATGCGAATCTCTCTAAGATTTGTTCGTGCTAGAAATGGggcgtcagggtagcctagtggttggactagtaaccggaaggttgcaagttcaaacccccgagctgacaaggtacaaatctgttgttctgcccctgaacaggcagttaacccactgttcctaggccgtcattgaaaataagtatttgttcttaactgacttgcctagttaaatcccccccccccaaaacaattGTAATTGAAGTGCTTGTTGGCTTCACTACCAATCATCCCTGTCCCATATTTTTGTTGGCCTATTACAGCCTCCACGCGCACCAGCGACGTCAACCTGGCCGACACGATGATAGGGAAGGCTGTAGAGCATATGTTTGAGACGGAGGACGGGACTAAAGACGAGTGGAGGGGCATGGTTCTGGCCCGAGCCCCCATCATGAACACCTGGTTCTTCATCACCTACGAGAAAGACCCCGTTCTGTACATGTACCAGCTCCTAGACGACTACAAGGAGGGAGACCTGAGGATCATGCCTGACTCCAGTGAGTACAGTAAAAATGTAGTTAAAGCCGACAGCATGTATGAGACTCTCTGTCTTATTACAAAGCGTATAATATGTTATGCAGGTACGGTAATACTAAAATCTGAGAGGTAAACAGATCTCTCCATCCAACTATAGTGTTCTTATAACAAAATACTAAACAGTGTAGACCAAATCCCAATgtgaaaatgtataaaatactAAGTAGTGTAGACCAAATCCCAATgtgaaaatgtataaaatactAAGTAGTGTAGACCAAatcccagtatgaaaatgtataaaatactAATCAGTGTAGACCAAATCCCAGTATGAAAATATATAAAATACTAAGTAGTGTAGACCAAATCCCAATgtgaaaatgtataaaatactAAGTAGTGTAGATCTAATCCCAATgtgaaaatgtataaaatactAAGTAGTGTAGACCAAATCCCACTATGAAAATGTTTAAAATACT
The sequence above is a segment of the Oncorhynchus gorbuscha isolate QuinsamMale2020 ecotype Even-year linkage group LG16, OgorEven_v1.0, whole genome shotgun sequence genome. Coding sequences within it:
- the LOC123999568 gene encoding spindlin-Z-like isoform X2 produces the protein MNEDPIREECARPEIQSRCRKHKNSMGPNKVVSSSVPRRNMVGCRIQHIWKEGNTASQSLWKGMVLDQVPVNPSLYLIKYDGFDCVYGLELHKDERVQGLEVLPDRQASTRTSDVNLADTMIGKAVEHMFETEDGTKDEWRGMVLARAPIMNTWFFITYEKDPVLYMYQLLDDYKEGDLRIMPDSNDTPPAEREPGEVVDSLVGKQVEYAKEDGSKRTGMVIHQVDAKPSVYFIKFDDDFHIYVYDLVKTS
- the LOC123999568 gene encoding spindlin-Z-like isoform X1, which codes for MKTPFGKSAPGQRSRADAGHTGVSSNMKKKDSHKKHKNSMGPNKVVSSSVPRRNMVGCRIQHIWKEGNTASQSLWKGMVLDQVPVNPSLYLIKYDGFDCVYGLELHKDERVQGLEVLPDRQASTRTSDVNLADTMIGKAVEHMFETEDGTKDEWRGMVLARAPIMNTWFFITYEKDPVLYMYQLLDDYKEGDLRIMPDSNDTPPAEREPGEVVDSLVGKQVEYAKEDGSKRTGMVIHQVDAKPSVYFIKFDDDFHIYVYDLVKTS